DNA from Fibrobacterota bacterium:
GGCGGCGCGGCCGTGGGCCCGGCGCGAACCGATGCTGGCCTTGGCTTTCTGCCTCGCCGCCTTCGCGCAGATCGCCATCGGCGCCGTCATGCGGCATAGCTATGCCGGCCTCGCCATTCCCACCTTCCCGCGGGCCTACGGGGAATGGATCCCGCCCTTCTGGAATTTCCCCATCGCCGTCCACTTCCTGCATTCGCGCGTCGGAGCGGGGTTGCTGGTGATCCTCGCAAGTTCCTTGATCGCGAGCGTACTCGCTTCCCGTGAAGCCCCGGCCATGGCGCGCCGCCTCGCGGTTTTCCTCGTATTCGCGTTGGCCGCGCAAATCATGCTGGGCATCTTCACCATCTGGTCCGGGAAGGCCCCGGTGCCCGCCACCTTGCATCTTTCCGGAGGCGCACTGGTGTTCGCGACCGGATGGTTGCTTTTCCTGGCCCTCTGCCGCCTGCCGGCCCGAGGCGAATCGGCTAGGGCCGTTCCCGTCTCCCGCGCCATGTCCGCCAAAGGAGTCGCGACCGCATGAGCACCCTTTCGGCGACCGCGCCCGCCAAGCGCCGCAAGCATCGGGTCGATGCCGGACCGGTTTCCTCTTTCGTCGAATTGATGAAGCTGAAGATGGTCTTCCACATCCTGATCACCACCTTCGCGGGTTATTACCTCGGGGGAAAACTCGATTTGGATCTGCCGCGCATGTGGCATACCCTGCTCGGCACGGGCATCCTGGCCATCGGCGCCTTCGCCCTCAACCAGGCCATCGAGAAGGAATACGACAAGCTCATGGAGCGCACGCGCGAGCGCCCTTTGCCCACGGGACGGGTGGGGAAGACCGCGGCCCTGATTTTCGGCGGCCTATGCACCGTGGGCGGAACCGCTTATTTGTGGCTGGCCGTGAATCCGCTTACGGCCGTGTTGGGCGCGCTGACCGTGATCCTGTATGCTGCCGTGTATACGCCAATGAAACGGCTCTCCAGCCTGAACACCTTGGTAGGCGCGGTGCCTGGTGCCTTGCCGCCCTTGATGGGATGGACGGCTGCCCAGGGTTCCATCGGCTTGGGCGGTATCCTGCTTTTCGCATTCCTCTTCTTCTGGCAATTGCCCCACTTCCTCGCGCTCGCCTTGATGTACAAGGATGACTACCGCCTGGGCGGCTTCAAGATGCTGAGCGTCACCGATCCCACCGGCGAGGCTTGCTTCCGGCACATCCTTTCCCAAACCTTCACCTTGGTGCTGGTATCGCTTTTCCCCTTCGTGTTCCATCTTTCCGGCACCTGGTATCTCATGGTGGCCTTGCTCGGCGGGGGTTATTTCCTCCTCGCCGCCTTTTCGCTTTGGCGCCGCCGCGATCGGGCGGCCGCGCGCACGCTATTCTTCGCTTCGCTCGCTTACCTGCCCGCGCTCTTGCTGGCGATGGCCTGGGACAAAGCGATCGTTTTCATCTAGCGCTTTCGCTTAGCGGACCTCCTGGTCCATAGAGCGGAGGTCATCGCGACAGCTTCGACGGACCGCATCCGTCGCGCGCGCGGGTCTGCGAAAGGTAAGCCCAGTCGCGGGCGCGCCTCGCAGGGACACGTAGCGTCGCTGCGACGGGGGCCTTGTGCTCGCGTTTAAGCGATTGACTTCGCTCCGGTTACGAACCGAATCGGTACCAAGCTTCGCTGGCGCCGCGCGCGGCCTGACAACACTTCCCAATTAAACGAATCGATCGCGCGCGGCGCCAGCGAAGCTTGGTACCGATTCGGTTCGTAACCGGAGCGAAGTCAATCGCTTAAACGCGAGCACAAGGCCCCCGTCGCAGCGACGCTACGTGTCCCTGCGAGGCGCGCCCGCGACTGGGCTT
Protein-coding regions in this window:
- a CDS encoding COX15/CtaA family protein translates to MKSFDGPRYRPWLHSYGIALAACTFLLLFAGGMVTSTNSGLSVPDWPTTFGRNMFLFPPSMMKGGIFYEHGHRLFASLVGLLAVVNCLAFWFKEDRAWLKWTGTFGLLLVIVQGVLGGLTVKFKLPMAVSAAHACTAELFFALTVLMAFATSRSWMRAGAARPWARREPMLALAFCLAAFAQIAIGAVMRHSYAGLAIPTFPRAYGEWIPPFWNFPIAVHFLHSRVGAGLLVILASSLIASVLASREAPAMARRLAVFLVFALAAQIMLGIFTIWSGKAPVPATLHLSGGALVFATGWLLFLALCRLPARGESARAVPVSRAMSAKGVATA
- the cyoE gene encoding protoheme IX farnesyltransferase, whose amino-acid sequence is MSTLSATAPAKRRKHRVDAGPVSSFVELMKLKMVFHILITTFAGYYLGGKLDLDLPRMWHTLLGTGILAIGAFALNQAIEKEYDKLMERTRERPLPTGRVGKTAALIFGGLCTVGGTAYLWLAVNPLTAVLGALTVILYAAVYTPMKRLSSLNTLVGAVPGALPPLMGWTAAQGSIGLGGILLFAFLFFWQLPHFLALALMYKDDYRLGGFKMLSVTDPTGEACFRHILSQTFTLVLVSLFPFVFHLSGTWYLMVALLGGGYFLLAAFSLWRRRDRAAARTLFFASLAYLPALLLAMAWDKAIVFI